The following coding sequences are from one Cryptosporangium aurantiacum window:
- a CDS encoding helix-turn-helix domain-containing protein gives MTVELHEGPGAEFEEWEDAISRTFVPLRACRPAASVTGFRGDVTATSFGSVVLAEVRTASATDVERTPRLIRQTDPELYKFGLQLSGSCVLEQDDRQARLDPGDLAIYDTSRPYRIACSDGFAMIVAMFPRHLVHLPEQRMAELTAVRLCGDTGLGRLVAPLLRGLTSELDGDRTGITTHLGDAIVDLVTAALAERMALPSTAGARDPHRALVTQVRAYIDQHLPESTLCTQSIAEAHFVSARLLQKAFEAEGTSVSALIRSRRLERCRRDLVDPFLADVPLAVIGHRWGFPDAAHFSRLFRGVFGASPRAYRKAHVRLR, from the coding sequence ATGACCGTTGAGCTGCACGAGGGCCCGGGTGCCGAATTCGAGGAGTGGGAAGACGCGATCAGCCGGACGTTCGTGCCGCTCCGGGCGTGCCGTCCGGCCGCGTCGGTCACGGGCTTCCGCGGTGACGTGACGGCCACTTCGTTCGGTTCGGTGGTGCTCGCCGAGGTGCGGACGGCGTCCGCGACCGACGTCGAGCGCACGCCGCGCCTGATCCGGCAGACCGACCCCGAGCTGTACAAGTTCGGGCTGCAGCTGTCCGGCTCGTGCGTGCTCGAACAGGACGACCGGCAGGCCCGCCTCGACCCCGGCGACCTCGCGATCTACGACACGTCCCGCCCGTACCGGATCGCGTGCAGCGACGGGTTCGCGATGATCGTCGCGATGTTCCCGCGCCATCTCGTCCACTTACCGGAGCAGCGGATGGCGGAGCTGACCGCGGTCCGGCTGTGCGGCGACACCGGTCTCGGGCGGCTGGTCGCGCCGCTGCTGCGCGGGTTGACGTCCGAACTCGACGGCGACCGGACCGGGATCACCACCCACCTCGGCGACGCGATCGTCGACCTGGTCACCGCGGCGCTGGCCGAGCGGATGGCGCTGCCCTCGACGGCCGGCGCGCGGGACCCGCACCGGGCGCTCGTCACGCAGGTCCGCGCGTACATCGACCAGCATCTGCCGGAGAGCACGCTGTGCACGCAGAGCATCGCCGAGGCGCACTTCGTCTCCGCGCGGCTGCTGCAGAAGGCGTTCGAGGCCGAGGGGACGTCGGTCTCGGCGCTGATCCGCAGCCGCCGCCTGGAGCGGTGCCGCCGGGATCTCGTCGACCCGTTCCTCGCGGACGTGCCGCTCGCGGTGATCGGCCACCGCTGGGGGTTCCCCGACGCGGCGCACTTCTCGCGGCTGTTCCGCGGCGTGTTCGGCGCGTCGCCCCGCGCCTACCGCAAGGCCCACGTCCGTCTGCGCTGA
- the paaK gene encoding phenylacetate--CoA ligase PaaK — translation MDDLSPRPGDLEPIETASVDELRALQLRRLRWTLRHAYDNVAHYRAAFDAAGVHPDDVTTLDALATLPFTTKEDLRRNYPFGMFAVPRERVVRIHASSGTTGRPTVVGYTQEDLDVWATVVARSIRAAGGRAGMILHNAYGYGLFTGGLGAHAGAEKLGCTVVPVSGGMTERQVQLIRDFRPDVITVTPSYMLALVDEMERQGDDPRATSLRVGIFGAEPWTNDMRREIEQRLDMHAVDIYGLSEIIGPGVANECVETKDGLHVWEDHFYPEIVDPISGEVLPDGEEGELVLTSLTKQAMPVIRYRTRDLTRLLPGTARTMRRIEKITGRTDDMIILRGVNLFPTQVEELILGTAPLSPHFQCVLDREGHLDAMTVRVERRESAPATDAAEAGLELQRLVKNRIGVSVSVEVVEPGRIERSVGKMRRIVDRRPKR, via the coding sequence ATGGACGATCTGAGCCCTCGCCCCGGCGATCTGGAGCCGATCGAGACCGCGTCGGTCGACGAGCTCCGCGCGCTGCAGCTGCGGCGCCTGCGGTGGACGCTCCGGCACGCCTACGACAACGTCGCCCACTACCGCGCGGCGTTCGACGCCGCCGGCGTGCACCCGGACGACGTCACAACGCTCGACGCGCTGGCCACGCTGCCGTTCACCACCAAAGAGGACCTGCGGCGCAACTACCCGTTCGGCATGTTCGCGGTACCGCGCGAGCGTGTCGTCCGCATTCACGCGTCGTCCGGAACGACCGGGCGGCCGACCGTCGTCGGCTACACCCAGGAGGACCTTGACGTGTGGGCGACGGTCGTCGCCCGCAGCATCCGTGCGGCCGGAGGCCGCGCGGGCATGATCCTGCACAACGCCTACGGTTACGGGCTGTTCACCGGTGGCCTCGGCGCCCACGCCGGTGCGGAGAAACTCGGCTGTACGGTGGTGCCGGTCTCCGGCGGTATGACCGAGCGGCAGGTCCAGCTCATCCGGGACTTCCGCCCGGACGTCATCACGGTGACGCCGTCCTACATGCTCGCGCTCGTCGACGAGATGGAGCGTCAGGGCGACGATCCCCGCGCGACCAGCCTCAGGGTCGGCATCTTCGGCGCCGAGCCGTGGACCAACGACATGCGGCGCGAGATCGAGCAGCGCCTGGACATGCACGCCGTCGACATCTACGGGCTGTCCGAGATCATCGGCCCCGGCGTGGCGAACGAGTGCGTCGAGACCAAGGACGGCCTGCACGTCTGGGAGGACCACTTCTACCCGGAGATCGTCGACCCGATCAGCGGCGAGGTGTTACCGGACGGCGAGGAGGGCGAACTCGTCCTCACGTCGCTGACCAAGCAGGCGATGCCGGTGATCCGCTATCGCACGCGGGACCTGACCCGGCTGCTGCCCGGCACCGCGCGGACGATGCGCCGGATCGAGAAGATCACCGGGCGGACCGACGACATGATCATCCTGCGCGGCGTGAACCTGTTCCCGACGCAGGTCGAGGAGCTGATCCTCGGCACGGCCCCGCTCAGCCCGCACTTCCAGTGCGTCCTGGATCGCGAGGGCCACCTCGACGCGATGACCGTGCGGGTCGAGCGGCGGGAGTCCGCACCGGCCACGGACGCCGCCGAGGCCGGTCTGGAGCTGCAGCGGCTGGTCAAGAACCGGATCGGCGTCTCGGTGTCGGTCGAGGTCGTCGAGCCGGGCAGGATCGAGCGGTCGGTCGGCAAGATGCGCCGGATCGTCGACCGGCGCCCCAAGCGCTGA